One region of Salvelinus sp. IW2-2015 linkage group LG1, ASM291031v2, whole genome shotgun sequence genomic DNA includes:
- the LOC111971376 gene encoding urocortin-3-like produces MRGMHLSLCLALLLPWCNQCQRTGSAXAKLGKEDTGDLLAVKLINRSGILGPLLPPEFHPTPRQTRAPRPASQVSKRARQGSRFTLSLDVPTSILSVLIDLAKNHDMRAKAAANAELMARIGKRK; encoded by the coding sequence ATGCGAGGCATGCATCTAAGTCTGTGTCTGGCTCTGCTGCTGCCATGGTGCAACCAGTGCCAGAGAACGGGCTCTGCCARTGCCAAGCTGGGAAAAGAAGACACAGGAGACCTGTTGGCTGTCAAACTCATAAACCGCAGTGGCATCCTGGGCCCTCTGCTCCCCCCAGAGTTCCATCCAACACCCCGGCAGACCAGAGCCCCACGTCCGGCCTCCCAGGTCTCCAAGAGAGCCCGGCAAGGGTCCCGCTTCACCCTGTCCCTGGATGTCCCCACCAGCATCCTCAGTGTCCTCATAGACCTTGCCAAGAACCACGACATGAGAGCCAAGGCTGCTGCCAATGCAGAGCTGATGGCACGCATTGGGAAAAGGAAATAA